The Lactuca sativa cultivar Salinas chromosome 2, Lsat_Salinas_v11, whole genome shotgun sequence genome includes a window with the following:
- the LOC111908558 gene encoding protein PLASTID MOVEMENT IMPAIRED 1, with product MATNNQPERRNSNTQLLQELEALSQTLNNTNTSSIPTTKNRRTNSLVLSRTSIPPILNTGKNDRADDDDHDNGIKLNPKPRSRRMSLSPWKSRPSEEISQKDPVVTKNLFQDSKHDSSSSEKKSGLWNWKPIRVLSHIGKQKISCLLSVEVVTIQGLPASMNGLRLSVSVRKKETKDGAVQTMPSRVSQGAADFEETLFLRCHVYSVPAGSGNAKAKFEPRPFVIHAFAVDAEELDFGRHTVDLSQLILESVEKNIEGTRIRQWDMSFNLSGKAKGGELVMKLGFQIMEKEGGANIYNQVEGQKSGKSKLFSPSMGRKQSKSSFSIASPRMQNRADTYAPSQEGRGNDFQGIDDLNLDEPPQEPAVPVVEVVAVSPPPPPEEPEPKMEDLDLPDFEVVDKGVEVLDKEGTEGTQSEDNSDKRSVSSEVVKEIVQDQAHLNRLSELDLIAQQIKALESMMKEEKSDDQYDEETESQRLDEDEDKVTREFFQMLENEDGKEALYEQDANTNSSFDGEDEKVFIPDFGKGLGCVIQTRNGGYLVSMNPLDNLMGKKDTPKLAMQISRPMVLDSKLTGTEMFQEMAAMGFEKLSSEILQLMPIEEVEGKTAEQIAFEGIASAIISGRNKEGATSSAARAISTVKSMATGMTTGRKERISSGIWNMNENPLTGDEILAFSLQKMEEMAVEALKVQADITEGNANAPFDISPNSKDNSSPLENAIPLEDWMKDNNIVTSCNEEETITISVVIQMRDPLRQYEAVGGPLIALIHATTVEVEASQETQEKKFKVAGLNVGGLKLRSGGKKNDWDTQKQRLTAIQWLVAYGLGKAGKKGKRVMVKGPDVLWSISSRVMADMWLKSIRNPDVKFTI from the coding sequence ATGGCAACAAACAACCAACCAGAAAGAAGAAACTCCAACACCCAACTATTGCAGGAGCTCGAAGCTCTCAGCCAGACACTAAACAACACCAACACTTCATCTATTCCAACCACCAAGAATCGAAGAACCAACTCTCTTGTTCTTTCTCGAACCTCCATCCCTCCGATTCTAAACACCGGGAAAAACGATCGTGCTGATGATGATGATCATGACAACGGGATCAAACTTAATCCAAAGCCACGATCACGGAGAATGTCCTTATCTCCATGGAAGTCTCGTCCGAGTGAAGAAATCAGTCAAAAAGACCCTGTAGTTACTAAGAATCTATTTCAAGACAGTAAACACGATTCTTCATCATCGGAGAAGAAATCCGGACTATGGAACTGGAAGCCAATTCGGGTTCTTTCTCATattgggaaacagaagatcagcTGCTTATTATCAGTTGAAGTCGTGACTATTCAAGGTCTGCCGGCATCAATGAACGGGCTCCGGTTGTCTGTTTCTGTGAGGAAGAAAGAAACAAAAGACGGCGCAGTTCAAACAATGCCTTCAAGGGTGTCTCAAGGAGCTGCTGACTTCGAAGAGACTTTGTTTCTCAGGTGCCACGTGTACAGCGTTCCTGCAGGAAGTGGAAATGCCAAGGCCAAATTCGAGCCTCGCCCTTTTGTAATCCATGCTTTTGCAGTTGATGCAGAGGAGCTTGATTTTGGAAGGCATACTGTTGACTTGAGCCAATTGATCCTGGAATCTGTAGAAAAGAATATCGAAGGAACAAGGATTCGGCAATGGGATATGAGCTTTAATCTGTCTGGAAAAGCGAAAGGAGGTGAATTAGTCATGAAACTTGGGTTTCAGATTATGGAGAAAGAAGGAGGAGCTAATATTTATAATCAAGTCGAAGGACAAAAATCGGGTAAATCCAAACTTTTCTCTCCTTCAATGGGGCGTAAACAGTCTAAATCATCTTTCAGTATTGCTAGTCCAAGAATGCAAAATCGAGCCGACACATATGCACCTTCTCAGGAAGGAAGAGGAAACGACTTTCAAGGAATCGACGACCTGAATCTTGACGAACCACCTCAGGAACCGGCGGTtccagtggtggaggtggtggcggtgtcaccaccacctccaccggaGGAGCCAGAGCCGAAGATGGAGGATCTCGACCTTCCAGATTTTGAAGTTGTAGACAAGGGAGTTGAGGTGTTAGATAAAGAAGGGACAGAGGGTACACAATCGGAGGATAATTCGGACAAAAGATCGGTTTCAAGTGAAGTCGTGAAGGAAATCGTGCAAGATCAAGCTCATCTAAATCGCTTATCAGAACTTGATTTAATCGCACAGCAGATTAAAGCTCTTGAATCGATGATGAAGGAGGAGAAGAGCGATGACCAATATGATGAAGAAACAGAGTCACAAAGATTAGATGAAGACGAAGATAAAGTGACCCGAGAGTTTTTCCAAATGCTTGAGAACGAAGATGGAAAAGAAGCTTTGTATGAACAGGATGCAAACACTAATTCAAGTTTTGATGGTGAAGACGAGAAGGTTTTCATACCAGATTTCGGAAAGGGATTAGGTTGTGTGATTCAAACAAGAAATGGCGGGTACTTGGTATCCATGAATCCTCTTGACAATCTGATGGGAAAGAAAGACACTCCAAAGCTAGCAATGCAGATATCAAGACCGATGGTTTTAGATTCAAAATTAACTGGAACTGAAATGTTTCAAGAAATGGCAGCCATGGGTTTCGAAAAACTAAGCTCAGAGATCTTACAATTGATGCCGATAGAGGAAGTTGAAGGTAAAACAGCGGAACAGATTGCATTCGAAGGGATTGCTTCAGCAATCATAAGTGGGAGGAACAAAGAAGGAGCAACTTCCAGTGCTGCACGTGCCATAAGTACAGTTAAATCCATGGCTACTGGTATGACAACAGGAAGAAAAGAAAGGATTTCATCTGGGATTTGGAATATGAACGAAAACCCTTTAACCGGAGACGAGATTCTCGCGTTTTCCTTACAGAAAATGGAAGAAATGGCAGTTGAAGCATTGAAAGTTCAAGCAGATATAACTGAAGGAAATGCAAATGCACCATTTGATATTTCTCCGAATAGTAAAGATAATAGTAGTCCGTTGGAGAATGCGATTCCCCTAGAAGATTGGATGAAAGATAACAACATTGTGACTTCCTGTAATGAAGAAGAAACCATAACCATATCGGTTGTGATTCAAATGCGGGATCCTTTAAGACAATATGAAGCGGTTGGGGGCCCACTTATCGCGTTGATTCACGCAACAACAGTTGAAGTTGAAGCAAGTCAAGAAACTCAAGAGAAGAAGTTTAAAGTTGCAGGTTTGAATGTTGGTGGTTTGAAACTAAGAAGTGGAGGGAAAAAGAATGACTGGGATACACAGAAGCAGAGGCTAACGGCGATCCAATGGTTGGTAGCTTACGGGCTTGGAAAAGCGGGAAAGAAAGGAAAGCGTGTGATGGTAAAAGGCCCGGACGTGTTGTGGAGCATATCCTCGCGCGTGAT